Part of the Triticum aestivum cultivar Chinese Spring chromosome 4D, IWGSC CS RefSeq v2.1, whole genome shotgun sequence genome is shown below.
CCTACGCTCGTTGATCTCCTTTTTCATTCCTATAAGCCACTTCTTTGCATACTCACCCAAGAGGCTTTCGTCTGCCAACACTTTTGGAAAAAATAAGTCTCTTCGTTTGAATTTTAGAACTTAAAATTTATTACCCTAGAAGAAAAAAACCTAATCCATTGAATCTTTGGTATCCTTCAAATATTCCCATCCACCGTGTCCCGTGCGATTTGCAACCTCTTCTTCTCAAGCTCATTCTTTCCAAATGTTTTGGCCTTTTCAAACTCCCATTTGATCACGCCTCTTTCTTCTCCAACATgatcttctccctctcaattttcagattcttcttcgccctctttcGGTCCCAATCCATCCTTTTCGTTTACGCATCTGCTCCCTTTGAGCCGTCACTTCCCTCTCTCGCTGCCTCCATCGTCGGTCCCTCCGGACGATGTTCTCCGTCTTGCACATCGTCGCCGAGGATGAGACACCAATGGATGAGGCAGATGCAGTCTCGGTTgcgacggtcggggacgagctggacgCCATCTAGGGTGGCGGATCGGGACTGGCAACGAGGATGGGGAGCaatggtggaggacggcgagggCTCGGATGCGGGAAAGGGTGGAGTAAGGCGGGAGGAGGGAAAAGGGTTTTGTGGATTTGGTTCGATTTGTGGTGGGGTAGGCCTGTCGGGTCTGACTTGGTGGACGCGCCCGGTCGTGCCAGGGCCTCCCCATTTGGagtggatatgaggggtgtcggtgagctcgggcgtttgaggcccgttcAAGGCACCCGTCTGGGTTGGTTTTAACCCGCCACTGACCGGTCCGTCCGTCCGAACATTTAAGGGGTTTTTTTTTTCTAGCCGAAGAACTGGCAAGATGGACCCAACTCACACAAGCGGGATGGCATGATATGCATGGTTGAAAAGTCAAATGAACACAGATGCTAGCTAGCTTCATTTGAAAGTTCTTACAAATTTCAACGTTGTTTTACATAGGGGTGCAGAGCAGCCCCCGAACCCATCCCGATTCGTATACAAAAGAGAAAATGTTAGTTCTAGCTGGATCAGATTGTGCTAGTTCAATTTGTTCCAAGTTCGCATGTTGGCGGGTCTTGGCGGGACGCCGCTTTGCACCCCTAGTTTTACGGATTCCCTTTTTTTAGGTACCTAGACTTTTTGGTTGTGTTACTCGTGTTTTTCTTCTTCCCAAGCGCGCGAGATGGGGAGGCTGGATATCACCAGAGAAGAAGCAACCTCGGCGAAGAAGAAGCAACCCCACTATCGATCTTAAGGATGTAGGTTTGCTAGGGAGTAGCAacctcactatctatcttagggataTGGGGTGCAGGGGGTCGTCGGAATTGTTCATCGGTGCGGGGGTTAGAAGGACGGTCGGAGCGGTGGCCAGCAACGATGATGGGAGGAGGTTGAGGAGAGGGCGTGGAGGAGGCGGTGCCCGCTACCCGCCGGCCGCAGGTGGTGGAGGCCGGCAGTTGGGGCTGGTCAGGCTGGGGCGTGCGCGAGGAGAAGATGAACAATAGGCAATATGTTTCAGGCTGTTGGGTGCAACACTTTTTTTCAGGTACATGCTCTCTTCTTTTTAACCTTTTAAGTTGAcacttttcgcggtactcaaagccaaagatggcgacggctgttgcgggtatgttggattgatgtccatgccctctcagtgctggtgtcaagaaaggaggaagcagcgtggcggcaattgtaccgAGGTCAAAGATGATGACCTGCTTGCGACTGGTTGCAGATCCTTCTactgcaggggtcttctctcaagattcagaGATGATGACAGGGCTCCggagatcttcttgtgttatggttgtcttagggtactctaggtgttcatggtcctttgtgtttgcgtttcagggtgcttgtaagggtcaactactttgtactgattcgtgatatgaatgataaaattctaaaaaaaaaagTTTTAACGTAGTTTGTTTGTATTTGGAATTCAACTAACATAAAATTTTCAACAGGGATGGAAATGAAAAAGGCAAGCAAGACCCCAAAATGTACGAACAAAAATGCCAAAACCCCTATATAAACCCATGCCACGCTCCTCACTCCCTCAGTCACCGACACTCCTAGCTTAAGCTGAGCTCTTTAGCCATGGCGGCCACCACagtgcctctcctcctcctcctcgcggccaCCGTCGCTGCGGCGGCCGACCTCTCCGTCTACCACAACGTGCACCCTCGGTCAGCCTCCCCGCTCGAGTCCATCATCGCGCTCGCCCGCGACGACGACGCgcgcctcctcttcctctcctccaaggccgcctccgccggcgccgcgtCCGCGCCCGTCGCCTCCGGCCAGACCCCGCCCTCCTACGTGGTGCGTGCCGGGCTCGGCTCGCCGGCCCAGCCCATGCTCCTGGCCCTCGACACCAGCGCCGACGCCACCTGGGCGCACTGCTCCCCGTGCGGCACCTGCCCCGCCAGCAGCCTCTTCGTCCCGGCCAACTCCTCCTCCTACGCGCCCCTCCCCTGCTCCTCGTCCATGTGCCCCATCCTCCAGGGCCAGCCCTGCCCGGACCGGGACCCCTTCGACAGCGCGGCGCCGCTGCCGTCGTGCGCCTTCTCCAAGCCGTTCGCCGACGCCTCCTTCCAGGCGGCGCTGGCCAGCGACTGGCTGCATCTGGGCAAGGACTCCATCCCCAACTACGCGTTCGGGTGCGTGGGCTCGGTGAGCGGGCCGACATCGAACCTCCCGAAGCAGGGGCTCCTGGGCCTTGGCCGGGGCCCCATGGCCCTGCTGTCCCAGGTCGGGAACATGTACAGCGGCGTCTTCTCCTACTGCCTGCCCAGCTACAAGTCGTACTACTTCTCCGGCTCGCTCCGGCTGGGCGCCGCCGGCCAGCCCCGGGCCGCGCGGTACACGCCGATGCTGAGGAATCCCCACCGCTCGTCGCTGTACTACGTGAACGTGACGGGGCTGAGCGTGGGGCGGTCCCCGGTGAAGGTGCCCGCGGGGTCGTTCGCGTTCGACCCCAGCACGGGCGCGGGCACGGTGGTGGACTCCGGCACGGTGATCACGCGGTGGACGGCGCCCGTGTACGCGGCGCTGCGGGAGGAGTTCCGGCGGCACGTGGCGGCGCCGAGCGGGTACACGTCGCTGGGCGCGTTCGACACGTGCTTCAACACGGACGAGGTGGCGGCCGGGGGCGCGCCGGCCGTGACGATCCACATGGACGGCGGCGTGGACCTGGCGCTGCCGATGGAGAACACGCTGATCCACAGCAGCGCGACGCCGCTGGCGTGCCTGGCCATGGCGGAGGCGCCGCAGAACGTCAACTCCGTCGTCAACGTCGTCGCCAACCTGCAGCAGCAGAACCTCCGGGTCGTCTTCGACGTCGCCAACTCGCGCGTCGGCTTCGCCCGGGAGTCCTGCAACTAGTTCCGACACGAGACGACATTTCTTCACGTGTTTATGCGGTTATTAATCGAATCATTAGCCATGCATTTGggtgtacgtacgtacgtacgtgtgcGTGTGATTGTTAATTTGCGGCTTAGTAATTTTCAGTGTGTGCAATAAGGAATGTGGCATCAAAGTTTGTCAGGGGTGGGTGCGCGTGTGTTGTGCTCTGCGTGTCGATAGAACTAGAGAATTACTGTACTGGTCGTCGTAACTATTTACTGGTGTGCTGTGTGGTGCATTTAATTAACTTGTTTGTTTCGTTTGGCTGCTGCGCAAGGTGTTGGTTCGAGACCTTCACGCTGCACATACGTACAGGTAGAGTTAATGCAAAAGCTGGCTCGTCTTGGAGTGTACTGGCAGCCCGTGCTACTGGCTTGTGCTGCCAATCTGCACAGTGCCCAGACCAACGGGGCTAGCATGCAAGCTCTTTTCGAAATTTTAAGTTTGAACAATCGTGTTGCTCATGATGGTACTTTCGAAATAGGACCGATGGTGGTTTAATACTAACGTTTTGACTATTAGTTCTTGCAACTTCTTTATTTAGTGCAGTCAAGACATGGAGTTTCTACTTTAGAGTGCATATGCATTTGGATGAACAGTAAAAATAAAATGAAGcggtaaaaataaaaataaaaacttgATTTTTCATTTCTTTTAGCATGAGTGCAGTAGGGAAGGCTCTACCATGTCTCATTTCTATTAAAAAAATATGATCATGTACATATGGAAAATGGAAGGGTGATAGGGGAATGAGAAAAAAAAAATTACAAAGTGTCAAGCCAAGTTTGCATGCCATCTTCAGAATGGGTTTTTCCCTGTTCATTACCATTTGGAAATCCTCTTTGAAAGAATAGCAGCACTGATCCATATTTCTCTGTTTGTTTTCAAATATGATAACATTCATGTGCATCCTATGATAAGAGTTTCTAAACAAATGTTTTCCATTCTAGTTTGTCATTcaattataatataaaatatatttaAATTTGTGTTCCACACCATGGCCATTGTCATCCTTTTTTTGGGACAAAAATAACATATGAAAAAGATAATGAATGAGATCCTTATTGGTACCTTCATCGCAACGCATACAAGTAGTGTCATCAATGTGAAAATGTTTCTTGGGAAGCAAATCTATGGTATTAAGTTTGTCATGAATGGGTAACCCGAAAAAGTATTTGTGTTTACACAAGCAGCCTGATTCCCATGTCCATCTGAAGGGAGCATCAATGTTTGGTGTTGGTGGGGGCGGGGGGAGGTCCAGTTAATTCATCGTATAATTTCCATATTGGAGTATTTCTGTCCACTCCAGTTGAAAGTCCAAGTGCCAGCGTTATAACTGAGATCGATGCCATGCATAATGCTAGCAAATTTCATCACATCGTCGGAGGATAATGCCCGATAGTGGTAGATAGAACATATCGTGCATGTCATTCTTAGATATGGCTTTAGCAGGAGATAATGTGATTTTTTTTTGGTAAATGACTGGAGCCGTGAAATCTTTCCTTCATGCTATCATCATGCCAGTTGTcatgggcgcagattctccgtagCAAGTATCTTCAGTCCAAAACCTTGTCCCAGGTGACCGCAAGGCCGACGGATTCGCCTTTTTGGAAAGGGCTGATGAGAGTTAAGTCAGCTTTTTTCAATATGTCAAAGTTCATAATCGGAAATGGCACCAACacgcgtttctgggaggatacttggctaggaGAGACACCACTCGCTCTTCAATACTCGTCTCTTtatagtattgttcaacgacgAGACGCGTACGTTGCTACAGTTTTTCAGTCCACCCCCCTTAATATTCAATTCAGGAGAACGCTAGCTGGTAAtcgttgggaagcttggctccattCAGTGCGTAGACTAATGGAGGTCCAGCTGTCTCAACAGCCCGATTAGTTGCGCTGGAAACTTACTAGGAATGGGGAGTTCACAGTTAAATCGATGTATCTCGATGTTATCAACGCTAGCtctattcctagttccaaacatgtttgaaaagtcaaagttcctttgaaaattaaagtgtttatgtggtttgtacataaacaagttatcttaaccaaggacaatttggcaaagcgtaactggacaggacctactaggtgtagtttttgtgatcgggatgaaaccatcaaacacctttttcttgactGCCCGATGGCAAAAGTGTTATGGCGGACGGTGCACatagcctttaatattactcctccgaattctgtcagcacgttatttggaacgtggcttaatgGGATAGAGGccgaaacagcgagacacattcgcgtaggagtatgtgctttattgtggacagtctggaattgcagaaatgacttggtttttaacagaacaacaaattttcattttttgcaggttatcttccgaacCACTgctttgatccgtatgtggtcgctactcactctgacggaggccagggagcgtttggttactggatctatccggtgggagatggtagcacgggatatattcaaccggtttggatggcggtcatgtaataggataggcaattagttttcttATCCTGTTTATGTCGACCGGTTGTGGCGCTAAGGCTACCTTATTGTAGGTTCTTTGTGAGCTTTTATTTGCTTTCTTGTAGACTTTAAGACCTGTGTTGAACATCTTTGCTTTTTAATaaaggtggccgtatgcatcgttctgatgcagaggccggggagtccccttttcgaaaaaaaatcatgCTAGTTGTCATTCCATAACAGAATGGGTGAACCGTCATTAGGGCTACATGttgtgatattattataatcctcaATAAGTTTACAACAATCTTTCCAGAAGAATGGTCCAGTGTTGGAGGAAGCATTATGAGTAGTACCATTGTTGTAATAAGCTCTCCATATAAGGTTAACCCATGGAGTGTCATGATAATTGAAGAATTGGTTAACTTCTTTCATAAGTAGGGTTCTGTTTTGTTGTCTCGGGTCTTTGGCACCAAGGCCACCTGCATTCTTGGGCAAAAGCAGACATTATCCCATTTGAATGGACATTTGCCTTGCTTGTTAATATCTTTACCATCCCTAAGAAATGTCTTGCCACACTTTTAACATGATTAGTGATAATAAACAATACTTTAACCGAGCACATAGCAAAAGTAGGCATAACAGAACTGGCGTGTTCAAATGTACTAATCTTCCAAAGTATGATAGCATGGAGGCAATACCAAAAAGTCTCTACTCCAGTCTAGTGATCATGGGCATGAGGGCACCAACTTTTGGTCTGCTAGTAGCCTAGTACCCATGGGTAAACCAAGGTAGGTGAAAGGCATACTGTCTCTTTTGCATCCAAGGCGATGTGCAAGTTTATTGGCCGTCAATATTAATATTAATAAAAACCAAAGGAGATTTGCATAAATTAACTATAAGGCCGGTACATTCAATAAATTTATGTAGGATGTCTTGAGAGTATCAAGTTGCAGAGGGTCAACTGGCAAAATGATGAGTTGTGTCATCAACATGTTGAATGATGGGATAACTCTGTCCATATGATTCATCATTAGGAAGCACAATCTCACCATTATCCCAAGTCTCATCAATCACCATTTGTGGTAATTCAACATCTAGTACAAATAGCAGGGGAGACACCGTGTCTCCCTGTCGAACTCCTCTCTTACATGTGATCCTTTTAGCATGCACACAATTCAATATGTTAGGGGTGGAAGCATATTGTAAAATACTCTGGACCCATCTTATCCATTTATGTCCAAAGCCCAGGCGTTGAGCATGTATATGATTGCACTATGCTTAACCTTGTCAAAAACATTTTCAAAATTGATTTCTAAGATCAGAATTTATTTCCTTGACTGGTGGAAGAATTTCAGATATTCAAAGGCCAATGAAAGACAATCCTAGATTTCTTTGATTTTTCATTGTTAAGTCTTTCATCAATGTGCAGAAGTTTCATGATGAAAAAACAATCGTGATGTTCTAAGCAAAAGTAATAAAATTGAtgttacaaaaaaaattaaaagcattttggagcacttTTTTGTTGTCATGCACATTCTATCAAGTGTGTGAAAATAGCTAGAAAACTAGTAAATGTGTTGCCGAAAACTCGTAATTTTTATTTCTGCCTTCAGATTTTACTGTTCATATCAGTGCAGTCTTTTGTATGTTGTCCTGGGTAAAATTGCATTTGTTACAACATAAAACTTAGTGAACTTGCATTTTACTATCAAAATGTCCATTAGAAACATGCACTCGTGTTGCTAGAGCATTCTCCATGtgttttcttatttctttttttatttgtttcaacAACAGCTGTAATTCCCAGTgtcgtttttatattttcagagaTTGTTCAGAAAAAATATATTTTGGAGTGGAGGGAAATAAATTTTTTCAGGAGTTTTTTTTAGCAAATTTTGAGGAGGTTGAAAATAAATGTATACTCCATAAACTAAAAGGAGAGCAGGCCGGGCCCGGCAAACTTGCGAGCGACGCAGATTACTTTCATCTTTGCTCCCGGGCTGTCCTCCAATGGGCCACATGGGCTCTCCTCGTTTTATTCCCTCTTTGTATTCCCGTGCGAACGCTTGATTCTTAAGCACTCGTCCCCTCCTCTCCACACCACACCCAGAGACAGAACCCCCAAAACCCTACGAGCtagccgccgcagccgcagccgccgcagccgccaccgccaccgcctcctgtCCGCGGCTACGATCTCCGGCCAGCCTCCCACGCGCACCCCCAGCCATGGCTGAACCCGAGGTGGCGGCCGCCGCGGCCGCGGCCATGGAGACCGAGGCCCCGGAGGCGAACCCTAGCCTGAAGAGGGAGCGGGAGGAGGGGGACGACCCCTCCGCCGGGGCTGCGGCCGAGGAGGCGGAGGACGCGCCGGCCAAGAAGGCGAAGGTGGAGGAAGAGGCGAAGAAGGCGGAGGATGTCGCCGGGAACGGGGAGGAAGAGGGGGCCAAGGGAGAGGAAGGGAAGCCCGTCAAGCTGGGGCCGAAGGAGTTCGCCACGGCCGTCGACATGTTCGACTACTTCTTCGCGCTGCTCCACTCGTGGTCGCCGAACCTCGAGTTCAATAAGGTGAGGCTGTCAGTGTTAGGATTTAGCCAATCGCTTGTGCCATGGTgatgttattgttgttgcgcctaTATTGTGATTTGCTATGAGTATTGCGTTTGTAGTCCAGTCCACGGTAGTCACAAGCTGGTAGGTTGATTTGATTAGTTCGGCGAGTTCGTGGTGCCTGGGCCTGGGTTAGGCAAATCATTTTTTACATTGATTTGTTCCAAGTAATCTAACTAATTGTACTCGATAAATGCACTGTGAAGGTTACAAATTTGCAATTGGTCAAGGTTGGACAAACTGGTTGTAAGTTGGATCTAATCTTATGCCATGCTTAGACTCCCAGCTTCCTGATTTGACCCATTACCTGTTTAGAGGTTTAGTTATTTACTTTCTAACGCAATTAGGTATCCTGAAATGTTAGTTTAGCAACCTATTGGTTTGATTTGATTGATTTCAGTGTTCTAGTATACTTGAATTAAGCAAGGTTGATCTTCTACTTCCCTTTACGTGTGTTTATTATTAAAAAAATGCAAATTATCATTAGATTAAACACCTGCTAATTAATGCCTTCTTTCTTTTGCTGTACTGTTTAGGTTTCCATATGAGTTTTATCATTCAGTGGTTTGTGGTTGTTTTCGGTGCATGTGTTGATTTATTTTCATGGTGCTCTGCCCCAATTATGTGTAAATAGTTTGTCTGTAGCGTTCATGGTCAGTGTTGATATCACAATCACAAGTAGATTCAGTCAAGACATTGAAACTTTTGGTTCCATCTGAGTTTTGTTAATGAGTGTATATTTGGTTTTTTTTGTATATATGTTGATCTGTTTTCATGGTGCTCTGCCTGAAATGTATGTAAAAAGTGTGTCTTTAGTGTTCATGGTCAGCGTTATCACAATCACAAGTAGATCCGATCAAGCTTCTGGTTCCATATGAGTTTTGTACTTTTGTTAACGAGTGTGTATGTGGTTGTTTTTGGTGCATATGTTCCATTTTTCATGGTTCTCTGCCTGAAATGTATGTAGATAGTTTGTCTTTACTGTTCATGGTTAGCGTTGATATCACAATCACAAGCAGATCCTGTGAGGACATTAAAACTCATTTGTTTTCTTGTTCCATCTGAGTTTTGCTATTGGTTGGTTATCTATTTTTTTCGGTGCATCTTATTTGCCCTCCCCTCACAATCGCACACACAATGTTCAGTGTTCTGCTCCAAAGTATTTTagtcatttgaatttaatattGCTGTCAATCAGGAGATATAGAGCGTAAGCTTTGTTGTTTTGAACTTTTGATCTGATCTTGGAAATTAAGGATTTGGTGTGTTTTGAACTTTTGATCTGATCTTGCAAATTAAGAATTTTGTGGTAATATTGACTTTGTAAAACCATGGTGTGAATATTGTCAACTTCCCTTCGAGTTTGCAGTTTCTATGGGGTTAACTGGTTATGCAATATCGGAGAAGTAACCTTTTGCCCTTTCTGTTGGGCAGTACTAGACTTATGAAATCTCTGCAGTACTTTGCTATGTACTCTTATATCTTGAGGATGGTATGAATGAAATGAATTCAACCCATCTTGTATTGCATTGGTGTAATCTTACTTTAATTTGATTTAGAAACTTTGAATTGGCTGGCCCAGATCATCGCGCATATATTCCTTTATCATATGATTGATGTATTGACCACATTTTAGGATCATGTTAGTTGATGCTTTTGAGTTGCCTCTGATGTGCTGTATGCCCTTCATGCTTTAGTTCTTATCCAGATGAAAGTTCGTTATTGTCATCTGGGCTGTGAAACAATGCAGGATTATGTTAGTTGATGCTTTGGAGTTGCCTCAAATGTACTGTATGCCCTTCAAGCTTAGTTCTTATTATCCAGATGAAAGTTCGTTATTGCCATCTTCATTCTGACACCCAGAGTGCTAACTTGAATATTACCTTTTACAGTACGAGCAGA
Proteins encoded:
- the LOC123098711 gene encoding protein EMBRYO DEFECTIVE 514 gives rise to the protein MAEPEVAAAAAAAMETEAPEANPSLKREREEGDDPSAGAAAEEAEDAPAKKAKVEEEAKKAEDVAGNGEEEGAKGEEGKPVKLGPKEFATAVDMFDYFFALLHSWSPNLEFNKYEQMVLEDLVKKGHAEPTKKIGSGVEAFEIRNHPVWQSRCFFIRRVDGSTDDFSFRKCVDNILPLPEDLKAGNKNSNGKKGHHYKNGGGRGGGRGGGGGRGGGGFRGGRGRGRRGN
- the LOC123098710 gene encoding aspartyl protease 25-like; amino-acid sequence: MAATTVPLLLLLAATVAAAADLSVYHNVHPRSASPLESIIALARDDDARLLFLSSKAASAGAASAPVASGQTPPSYVVRAGLGSPAQPMLLALDTSADATWAHCSPCGTCPASSLFVPANSSSYAPLPCSSSMCPILQGQPCPDRDPFDSAAPLPSCAFSKPFADASFQAALASDWLHLGKDSIPNYAFGCVGSVSGPTSNLPKQGLLGLGRGPMALLSQVGNMYSGVFSYCLPSYKSYYFSGSLRLGAAGQPRAARYTPMLRNPHRSSLYYVNVTGLSVGRSPVKVPAGSFAFDPSTGAGTVVDSGTVITRWTAPVYAALREEFRRHVAAPSGYTSLGAFDTCFNTDEVAAGGAPAVTIHMDGGVDLALPMENTLIHSSATPLACLAMAEAPQNVNSVVNVVANLQQQNLRVVFDVANSRVGFARESCN